In a single window of the Papaver somniferum cultivar HN1 chromosome 8, ASM357369v1, whole genome shotgun sequence genome:
- the LOC113306746 gene encoding cytochrome P450 71A1-like codes for MDVPPLLVLLQQWLREAAIKRYSNLQLLSLSFLVLAISVLLHRVCSLSKTSKIYKLPPSPPRIPILGNLHQLDALAHISFRDLSQKYGPLMLLHLGQSPNLVVSSVEMAIEVMKNQDLIFANRPSTTAAIALLYGCTDISFAPYGEYWRQVRKICVLELLSAKRVQSFKNLREEEVNAVIQIISSSCSTSDGVEINLSELLLTLSNNIISRCALGAKYESVHENKFGQLSREVFRLLGAFSFHDYFPSVGWMDVVTGLSSRLKKVSQELDSFFDQVIDEHLLRHSKAQDGHGQVEDTSKLDLMDILLLSQKDNPNVSRNNIKAIILDMFLGGTDTTTTIMEWTMAELIKNPKVMKIARDEVRKVLGNKCKIDEEDINQMDYLKCIVKEILRLHTPIPLLLRESSKSTQIAGYHIPPNTKVFVNVWAIQRDAKLWGDPEEFRPERFINNPIDFKGQEFEFIPFGSGRRGCPGITFGITVVEYTLANLLYYFNWELPAGDKRDDLDMTEVLGITLNKKIPLNVVPTIYASPQLENGAN; via the exons ATGGATGTACCACCtctccttgttctgctgcagCAATGGTTAAGAGAAGCAGCAATAAAAAGGTATTCGAATTTACAATTACTATCACTCTCATTTCTAGTACTTGCCATATCTGTTTTACTTCATAGAGTTTGTTCATTATCAAAAACATCCAAAATTTATAAATTGCCACCTTCTCCCCCAAGGATTCCGATACTCGGTAACCTTCATCAATTAGACGCATTAGCTCATATATCATTCCGAGATCTTTCTCAGAAGTACGGCCCTTTGATGTTATTACACTTGGGTCAATCGCCAAATCTCGTAGTTTCATCTGTAGAAATGGCTATAGAGGTAATGAAAAATCAAGATCTTATCTTTGCAAATAGACCTTCTACTACCGCTGCAATTGCGTTACTCTATGGATGTACTGATATTAGTTTTGCGCCTTACGGTGAATATTGGAGGCAAGTGAGGAAGATTTGCGTTCTAGAGCTATTGAGTGCAAAGAGGGTTCAATCATTCAAGAATTTGAGAGAAGAAGAAGTCAACGCTGTAATCCAGATCATATCGAGTTCATGTTCAACAAGCGACGGAGTGGAAATCAATCTTAGTGAATTACTCCTAACTCTATCAAACAACATAATTTCTAGGTGTGCTCTTGGTGCAAAGTATGAAAGTGTTCATGAAAACAAATTTGGTCAATTGTCAAGAGAGGTTTTTAGGTTGCTCGGGGCTTTTAGTTTTCATGATTACTTTCCATCTGTTGGTTGGATGGATGTTGTTACGGGACTATCTAGTAGGCTTAAGAAGGTGTCCCAAGAACTCGATTCATTCTTTGACCAAGTCATCGACGAGCATCTCCTACGCCATTCCAAAGCACAAGATGGTCATGGCCAAGTAGAAGATACTAGCAAACTCGACTTGATGGATATTCTACTCCTTTCTCAGAAGGACAATCCAAATGTCTCTAGGAATAATATCAAAGCAATAATCCTG GATATGTTTCTGGGGGGAACTGATACAACCACAACAATCATGGAATGGACAATGGCGGAGCTCATAAAGAACccgaaagtgatgaagatagcTCGAGATGAAGTGAGAAAAGTATTGGGTAACAAATGTAAGATAGATGAGGAGGACATTAATCAAATGGACTATCTTAAATGTATTGTTAAAGAGATTTTACGACTACATACGCCTATACCTTTACTTCTAAGAGAATCATCTAAGAGTACCCAGATAGCAGGTTACCATATCCCTCCCAACACAAAAGTTTTCGTCAACGTGTGGGCAATTCAAAGAGATGCTAAACTTTGGGGCGACCCAGAAGAGTTCCGCCCTGAGAGATTTATCAACAACCCAATCGATTTTAAGGGCCAAGAATTTGAGTTCATTCCATTTGGGTCAGGAAGACGAGGGTGTCCAGGAATTACATTTGGCATCACAGTTGTTGAGTATACTCTTGCCAATCTCTTGTACTACTTCAACTGGGAACTTCCTGCTGGTGACAAAAGAGATGACCTTGACATGACTGAAGTTTTGGGTATTACCCTTAACAAGAAAATCCCTCTTAACGTTGTTCCAACTATATACGCATCACCTCAGCTTGAGAATGGGGCAAACTAG
- the LOC113302623 gene encoding cytochrome P450 71A1-like, with translation MFLGGTDTVATTIEWAMAELIKNSKVMQKAQDEVRRIVGNKCKVDEDDINRMYYLKCIVNESLRLHPPVVFLLRESSKSTRIAGYDIPSRTKVYINVWEIQRDARLWEDPDEFHPERFINNPIDMKGQEFELIPFGSGRRGCPGITFGIAVVEYSLANFLYYFNWELPTGDEREDLDMTETFGITVNKKKSLLTLFQHCTHHLSLTMGQIKSLV, from the coding sequence ATGTTTCTTGGTGGAACTGATACAGTAGCAACAACCATAGAATGGGCAATGGCAGAGCTCATAAAGAATTCGAAAGTGATGCAAAAAGCTCAAGATGAGGTGAGACGAATAGTAGGAAACAAGTGTAAGGTAGATGAGGATGACATTAATCGAATGTATTATCTGAAATGTATTGTTAACGAGAGTTTACGACTACATCCACCTGTCGTTTTTCTTTTAAGAGAATCTTCAAAGAGTACCCGAATAGCAGGTTACGATATCCCTTCCCGCACAAAAGTTTACATCAATGTGTGGGAAATTCAAAGGGATGCTAGACTTTGGGAAGATCCGGATGAGTTTCACCCTGAGAGATTTATCAACAACCCGATTGATATGAAGGGTCAGGAATTTGAACTCATTCCATTTGGTTCAGGAAGAAGAGGGTGTCCAGGAATTACATTCGGCATCGCAGTTGTGGAGTACAGTCTTGCGAATTTCTTGTACTACTTCAATTGGGAACTCCCAACTGGTGATGAAAGAGAGGACCTTGACATGACTGAAACTTTTGGTATTACggtcaataaaaaaaaatccctctTAACGTTGTTCCAACATTGTACTCATCACCTCAGCTTGACGATGGGGCAAATTAAAAGTCTCGTATAA